The nucleotide window GCGGTCGGCTACGGCTGGGGCGCCAACGACGCCGGCGGCAGCAACGACTACGCGAACCGCGGGCTGTACAACTACCAGCCGCGCTACAGCACCGCCACGACCGAGTCGGGCGACAGGGTCACCGGCAACTACGTGCACGACGTCATGCAGCAGATGAACGACGGCGGATGCATCTACACCCTGTCCGCGAACCCCAACGGAGTGATCAGCGGCAACTACTGCCTGCGGACCAACGGCTACTTCGGCCTGTACTTCGACGAGGGCTCCCGGTACTACGCCGCCACCGGCAACGTGTTCTCCTCCACCGGCGGCACCTGGGCCGTCGAGAACGCCAACGGCAACAACAACACCGGCACCATCACGCTGACCGGCAACTGGTACAGCAACGGTGGGACCAACCTCACGAACGGCGACCGCGGAAACACCGTCTCCGGGAACGTCGCCGTCAGCAACGGCAACTGGCCCTCGGGCGCGCAGTCGGTGATCGCGTCCGCGGGCATCCAGTCGGGCAGCGGAGGTACGGGCTCCACCGGTGTGCTGCGGGGTGCCGGCTCCAACCGGTGCCTGGACGTCCCTAACGCCACTCAGACCGACGGCACCCACCCGCAGATCTGGGACTGCAACGGCAACGCCAACCAGCAGTGGACCTCGACCACCAGTGGCCGGCTGACCGTGTACGGCGGCGCCAAATGCCTCGACGTTCCCGATCACGCCACCACCTCGGGTACCCAGGTGGAGATCTGGACCTGCAACGGCGGGACGAACCAGCAGTGGCGGCTGAACTCCGACGGCACGGTCACCGGAGTCGAGTCGGGCCTCTGCCTGGACGTCACCGGCCAGGGCACCGCCAACGGCACCGGTGTCGAGCTTTGGACCTGCAACGGTCAGAGCAACCAGAAGTGGTCTCGCACCTAGGGTCCTAGGAGCTGCCAGGGGACAGCGCTGCGGGCGGCCGGGCACTCACCGGCCGTCCAGCAGCCTCGGGTCCGGCGTGACCGTCATCGGTCCCTCGACACCGATCGCGTGCGCCGCGACGCGTACGCCCGCGCCGGCCGCCTCGACCGGGGAGGCGCCGGTGAGGCTGGCGGCGATGAAGGCCGCCGCGAACGTGTCACCCGCGCCGTCGGCGTCCACCACCTCGACCGGCAGCGCGTCCACTCGCGTCCTACGGCCGCGCTCGCGCACCTCGACACCGCCGGGCCCGTACGTCGTGCACACCGTCGCGCCCGCCTCGGCGAACCGGCCGGCCTCCAGGCCGAGCGCTTCCATCTCCCCCTCGCTCGGCAGCAGGACGTCCGCGCGGCCGATGGCCTCGACGAGTGCCAGCCTCGCGTCCTCGCCCAGCACCTCCAGGCGTACGTTCGGGTCCAGAGAGGTACGTGCCCCCGCCCGCCGGGCACGGTCGAAGGCGGCCAGCGCGGCCGAGGCCAGCGGATCACCGAAGGCCAGCGCCGAGCCGGACAGGTGCACCCACCCGGCACGCTCCGGCAGCCCGCCCAGGTCGGCCCCGCGTACGGCGGTCGCGGCCGTGCCGCGCACGTCGAAGTCGAACTCGCGGTTCGAGTCGCCGCGATAGGTGATGCGCACGGTGGCCGTCCGCAGACCGGAGTACTCCCCCAGATGCTCCAGCCCCACGCCGGCGCGTTCGAACGCGTGCCTCATCACCTGCCCGCCATCGTCCGCGCCGACGCCGCCGACGAACCGCGTGTCGACGCCGAGGCGGGCGGCGACGTACGCCGCGATGGCGGGAGCGCCGCTGGCCCAGGGGCCGGTATACGGCTGCCCGGTGTCGGCGCCGTCAGCACCCAGATCACGCTGGTAGGCCACGATGGCCTCACCGACGATGAGCAGCACGGACCCCTCCTCTC belongs to Actinoallomurus bryophytorum and includes:
- a CDS encoding carbohydrate kinase family protein encodes the protein MLLIVGEAIVAYQRDLGADGADTGQPYTGPWASGAPAIAAYVAARLGVDTRFVGGVGADDGGQVMRHAFERAGVGLEHLGEYSGLRTATVRITYRGDSNREFDFDVRGTAATAVRGADLGGLPERAGWVHLSGSALAFGDPLASAALAAFDRARRAGARTSLDPNVRLEVLGEDARLALVEAIGRADVLLPSEGEMEALGLEAGRFAEAGATVCTTYGPGGVEVRERGRRTRVDALPVEVVDADGAGDTFAAAFIAASLTGASPVEAAGAGVRVAAHAIGVEGPMTVTPDPRLLDGR